In Haliaeetus albicilla chromosome 2, bHalAlb1.1, whole genome shotgun sequence, a single genomic region encodes these proteins:
- the RPS21 gene encoding small ribosomal subunit protein eS21: MQNDAGEFVDLYVPRKCSASNRIIGAKDHASIQINISEVDKVTGRVNGQFKTYAICGAIRRMGESDDSILRLAKNDGIVSKNF, encoded by the exons ATGCAGAACGACGCCGGGGAGTTTGTGGATCTCTACGTCCCTCGGAAATG CTCTGCTAGCAACCGAATAATTGGTGCTAAGGATCATGCTTCTATTCagataaatatttctgag GTTGACAAGGTAACAGGCAGAGTAAATGGCCAGTTCAAAACATATGCCATTTGTGGAGCAATTCGTAGAATG ggtgaATCGGATGACTCCATTCTGCGTCTGGCAAAAAATGATGGAATTGTTTCCAA gAACTTCTAA